One genomic window of Ruminococcus gauvreauii includes the following:
- the addA gene encoding helicase-exonuclease AddAB subunit AddA, with amino-acid sequence MGVKWTQEQEQVISLHNRDFLVSAAAGSGKTAVLVERILTMVTRRKDPVDIDHLLVVTFTRAAAGEMKERILKALDDRLTEEPDNEHLKRQVAYIHNAQINTIDGFCANVIRNYFHLIDLDPGYRTADEGELKLLKADVLGEVLEEAYDLGSDDFHRLVECYAPGKTDALLEDLILQMYEMSTSHPWPEEWLEFCRGVYDVRTPEEVFDSPWMKLFWADVRQKIGEAVTQSAENIKTAQAEDGPYAYLPALEADASFLDRLSNTEDYNEIHAVLREHKWERLSSKKDAAVSDMLKERAKAGRETVKEIVSELQKQYFAMPAEAVFQCMRSCSPVMGSLIDLTIAFSRRFALKKRQKNLLDFTDMEHLALQILVEKKEDGSCVRSQAARELSRQFEEILIDEYQDSNYVQEMLLTSVSRHEDGVCNIFMVGDVKQSIYRFRLADPRLFLEKYETYTKKESSRQRIDLHRNFRSRKEVLGFVNLLFEQLMSRSFGGVAYDESAALYPGAEYPGGNDPEFARTEVLMLESDGEDVKEEGMSGEARELEARIIGQRIREMAGRELVFDRQANAYRPMRYSDCVILLRTVSGWGETFGKVLQAMGIPSYVTTRTGYFTAPEIVTLLNYLHICDNPRQDIPFAGILHSPIATVSVQELADIRRAFPEGKLYDGCRRYQDAGENEVLRKKLEKFFSVYSDMRDRVAYTPIHELILAILNETGYGQYVRAMRAGEQRAANIRMLIEKARDYEKTSYRGLFNFIRYIEYLQKYNVDFGEVNITGENENTVRIMSIHKSKGLEFPVVFLAGMGKKFNLRDINSGIIMHPDYGPGVDCIDPEQRTRIPTLLKGVIRHQLLMESLGEEMRVLYVALTRAKEKLILVGTVSRLEKRMRECAGVLTQESPEISMRIREKGRDYWAWVLPSLVRHRAFLPVLEAYGLPVNARKEIRKDDAEVVIRILTLQELTQKEVWHETGRQAGKRRFLEWNVQKTYDPQVKQLLDERFSFVYPYEKQQHVPVKLTVSELKQPYMEEPAEELYFQPDIIPLVPQFIEKKEQVLTGADRGTAYHRVLQLLDYSGADSAEGVGRQLSAMEAAGKITETMKLCVEAEDIVGLVQSPLGRRMKAAQQEGRLFLEQPFAMSIPASEKDPHFLDSDTIVVQGIIDAFFYEGDGIILVDYKTDQVQCAQELADKYHRQLDYYAQALMRTTGKTVREKIIYSVTLGREIVCE; translated from the coding sequence ATGGGAGTGAAATGGACACAGGAGCAGGAACAGGTGATCAGCCTGCACAACCGTGATTTTCTGGTCAGCGCTGCTGCCGGTTCCGGAAAGACAGCCGTCCTGGTGGAACGAATCCTTACCATGGTCACCCGCAGGAAAGATCCTGTCGATATCGATCATCTTCTTGTTGTGACATTTACAAGAGCGGCTGCCGGGGAGATGAAAGAAAGGATTCTGAAGGCGCTGGACGACAGACTGACGGAGGAGCCGGACAACGAACATCTGAAACGTCAGGTGGCGTACATTCATAATGCGCAGATTAATACCATCGATGGATTCTGTGCGAATGTGATTCGAAATTATTTTCATCTGATAGACCTGGATCCGGGATACAGGACTGCGGACGAGGGGGAACTGAAGCTGCTGAAAGCGGACGTGCTCGGGGAGGTGCTGGAGGAGGCGTACGATCTTGGAAGCGATGACTTCCACCGGCTTGTGGAGTGCTATGCCCCCGGAAAGACGGATGCGCTTCTGGAAGATCTGATCCTTCAGATGTATGAGATGTCAACCAGTCATCCGTGGCCGGAAGAGTGGCTTGAATTCTGCAGAGGCGTGTATGATGTGCGGACACCGGAGGAGGTATTTGACTCTCCGTGGATGAAGCTGTTCTGGGCGGACGTTCGGCAGAAGATCGGGGAGGCAGTCACACAGTCTGCGGAGAATATAAAGACAGCGCAGGCGGAGGACGGTCCGTATGCTTATCTGCCGGCACTCGAAGCAGACGCGTCATTTCTGGACAGGCTGAGCAATACAGAGGATTATAACGAGATTCATGCAGTTCTGAGGGAACATAAGTGGGAACGTCTCTCCTCCAAAAAGGATGCGGCGGTATCGGATATGCTCAAAGAACGCGCGAAGGCCGGCAGAGAGACGGTCAAGGAGATTGTGAGCGAACTGCAGAAACAGTATTTTGCCATGCCTGCTGAAGCTGTTTTCCAGTGCATGAGGAGCTGCTCACCTGTGATGGGCAGCCTCATCGATCTCACAATTGCGTTTTCCAGACGGTTTGCGCTGAAAAAAAGGCAGAAGAATCTTCTTGATTTTACAGATATGGAGCATCTGGCACTGCAGATCCTCGTGGAGAAGAAGGAGGATGGAAGCTGTGTCCGTTCCCAGGCTGCCAGAGAACTTTCCAGGCAGTTTGAAGAGATATTGATCGATGAATACCAGGACAGCAATTATGTTCAGGAGATGCTGCTGACGAGTGTATCCAGGCATGAGGACGGAGTCTGCAATATCTTTATGGTGGGTGATGTCAAGCAGAGCATTTACAGGTTTCGCCTGGCAGATCCCCGGTTGTTTCTGGAGAAATATGAGACATATACAAAAAAAGAAAGCAGCAGGCAGCGAATTGATCTTCACAGGAATTTCAGAAGCCGCAAAGAAGTCCTGGGTTTTGTCAATCTGTTGTTTGAACAGCTGATGAGCCGTTCTTTCGGAGGGGTTGCCTACGACGAGAGTGCAGCTCTGTATCCCGGAGCGGAATATCCCGGGGGAAACGACCCGGAATTTGCCAGAACAGAAGTTCTCATGCTGGAGTCAGACGGTGAGGATGTGAAAGAGGAGGGTATGTCCGGGGAGGCGAGAGAACTTGAGGCGCGCATCATCGGTCAGAGGATCCGGGAAATGGCAGGAAGGGAACTGGTTTTTGACAGGCAGGCAAATGCATACCGTCCGATGCGTTACTCAGACTGTGTCATACTGCTTAGAACCGTCAGCGGATGGGGAGAGACATTCGGCAAGGTTCTTCAGGCGATGGGGATTCCCTCTTATGTGACCACGAGAACCGGGTATTTTACGGCCCCTGAGATCGTGACTCTGCTCAACTATCTCCATATCTGTGACAACCCGCGGCAGGATATTCCGTTTGCCGGGATTCTGCACTCGCCTATCGCTACGGTGTCTGTGCAGGAACTGGCCGACATTCGCAGGGCATTTCCGGAAGGAAAACTATATGACGGCTGCAGGCGTTATCAGGATGCCGGAGAGAATGAGGTGCTGAGAAAGAAACTGGAGAAATTTTTTTCCGTGTATTCGGATATGAGAGATCGTGTGGCGTATACGCCGATTCATGAACTGATTCTGGCTATCCTGAATGAGACCGGGTATGGACAGTATGTGCGGGCTATGCGGGCGGGAGAACAGCGTGCGGCGAATATCAGGATGCTGATAGAAAAGGCCAGAGATTATGAAAAGACAAGCTATCGCGGGTTATTCAATTTTATCCGGTATATCGAATATCTGCAGAAATACAATGTGGATTTCGGAGAAGTGAATATCACGGGAGAAAATGAAAATACCGTCCGTATCATGAGTATTCATAAGAGCAAGGGTCTGGAATTTCCTGTTGTATTTCTGGCAGGAATGGGGAAGAAGTTTAATCTGAGAGATATCAATTCCGGGATTATCATGCATCCGGATTACGGGCCCGGTGTGGACTGTATCGACCCGGAACAAAGGACCAGAATACCGACGCTGCTGAAAGGAGTCATCCGGCATCAGCTCTTGATGGAGAGCCTCGGTGAGGAGATGCGCGTATTGTATGTGGCGCTGACAAGGGCAAAGGAGAAACTGATTCTTGTGGGTACCGTAAGCCGGCTGGAAAAGAGAATGAGGGAGTGCGCCGGAGTACTGACACAGGAGTCGCCGGAGATCTCCATGCGGATAAGGGAAAAAGGGAGGGACTACTGGGCGTGGGTATTGCCTTCTCTCGTGCGGCACAGGGCATTTCTGCCTGTGCTTGAAGCGTACGGACTTCCTGTCAATGCCAGAAAGGAGATCCGAAAGGATGATGCGGAGGTGGTGATTCGGATTCTGACGCTTCAGGAGCTGACGCAGAAGGAAGTCTGGCATGAGACGGGCAGGCAGGCCGGGAAGAGACGCTTCCTTGAGTGGAATGTGCAGAAAACATATGATCCTCAGGTGAAACAGCTGCTGGATGAGAGATTCTCATTTGTATATCCGTATGAGAAGCAGCAGCACGTTCCCGTGAAACTCACGGTGTCTGAACTGAAGCAGCCGTATATGGAAGAGCCGGCAGAGGAGCTCTACTTTCAGCCCGACATCATACCGCTTGTCCCGCAGTTTATTGAAAAGAAGGAGCAGGTTTTAACCGGGGCAGACCGCGGTACAGCGTACCACCGGGTGCTCCAGCTGCTGGACTACAGCGGTGCGGACAGTGCAGAGGGCGTAGGGCGCCAGCTTTCCGCGATGGAAGCCGCGGGAAAGATCACGGAGACGATGAAGCTTTGTGTTGAGGCGGAAGACATTGTGGGTCTGGTTCAGAGTCCGCTGGGCAGACGGATGAAGGCCGCGCAGCAGGAAGGACGCCTGTTTCTCGAGCAGCCGTTTGCCATGAGCATTCCCGCATCAGAGAAAGACCCACATTTTCTGGACAGCGATACCATCGTCGTACAGGGGATCATCGATGCCTTTTTCTATGAGGGGGACGGAATCATTCTGGTAGATTACAAAACGGATCAGGTGCAGTGCGCACAGGAACTGGCCGATAAGTACCACAGACAGCTGGACTATTACGCACAGGCGCTTATGCGGACAACCGGAAAAACAGTGAGAGAGAAAATCATATATTCAGTCACGCTTGGCAGGGAAATTGTATGTGAATGA
- the addB gene encoding helicase-exonuclease AddAB subunit AddB — protein sequence MALHLITGSAGAGKSYMVYQMVIAKSGRNPGRDYLILVPEQFTMQTQKEVVDLHPGHAVRNIDILSFQRLAYRVFDEVGGNLNPLLDDTGKSFVLQKIAQQQKKRLGCLGANLKKPGYINEMKSMISELMQYQISPEGIDTLMECAGEQSLLYRKLSDVKIIYREFSDYMKSRYVTPEEVLDVLCRVIKSADSLNGSTVVLDGFTGFTPVQYQVIRRLLVMCRDVYVTVTLDDKSLPISQKQTQQLFYMSHDMMRRLSRLALEEHVEIADTRHLDGRKEGRFAGAPGLSFLESHLFRQPAAGYHKKPEEIHIRAAANPLEEMEWTVRRIRKLIRTGSLRYRDIAVITGDLGGYESYAVQAFEREHIPCFIDRKQSVLMNPFVEYVRAALDMLITGFRYEGVFRYLRTGMSDVTPDEIDILENYVIALGIRGFKQWSAPWKRIYRGMQEEELAEVERIRVKFVEEIRDFAEEFKRPEGTVASRTTALYHFIVKSGIQQKLKVRELAFQKQGKQALAREYAQIFGIIMGMLDKLVDVLGEEKVTRLEYQQILEAGFQQVQVGIIPPTADQVMVGDVKRTRLASVKVLFFVGVNEGVIPQRSESCGILTEAERELLKAHDIELAPTMREDIGIQRFYLYLILSKPSRDLYLSYTHMKADGQSASPAYLIGTIRKMFPKLEVEEGSRGEAEYLSLETPAQGMDAVVQGLQEAVQGREDAGWDELFGWYWSSGEYHEWTRSLVEAAFYERPEDRIGRAAALALYGRELKNSATRLETFAACAYAHFLQYGLRLSERARFEFKAMDMGNVLHEALERFARMLKQEGLSWKGLSGEDTKRLLDASVEGLFEEYGNTILKSSARNHYMMRRCRRLLERSIWALQEQLKRGDFEPSRFEVSFAMQEELDAAQFQLDEETRIKLQGRIDRVDTYESEDDCYVKVIDYKTGNRTLDLTELYHGLSLQLVVYLNAAMELEKKERPDKQVHPAGIFYYRIRDPLITGEWQESKTLIEQDMLKELRMNGLANADPEVLKKLDHTLDGTGTKTSSVFPLSLNKDGSCSKASSVIREEQFEVLASFVNDKIKELGRRIMEGEAEVNPYQIGQKNACEYCAYRTACGFDERIRGYEYRRLPQFSDDELWKMIKQEDV from the coding sequence ATGGCATTACATCTTATAACGGGCAGCGCCGGTGCGGGAAAATCTTACATGGTTTATCAAATGGTCATAGCAAAATCAGGGAGAAACCCAGGCAGGGATTATCTGATATTGGTACCGGAACAGTTTACCATGCAGACTCAGAAAGAGGTGGTGGACCTGCATCCGGGTCATGCTGTACGAAACATTGACATTTTAAGCTTTCAAAGGCTTGCTTACCGTGTATTCGATGAAGTCGGGGGGAACCTGAATCCTCTGCTGGATGATACCGGCAAGTCTTTTGTGCTGCAGAAAATCGCACAGCAGCAGAAAAAAAGGCTCGGCTGCCTGGGCGCCAATTTAAAGAAACCCGGTTATATCAATGAGATGAAATCCATGATATCGGAGCTGATGCAGTATCAGATCAGTCCGGAAGGCATCGATACCCTGATGGAATGTGCGGGGGAGCAGTCGCTGCTGTACCGGAAACTTTCGGATGTCAAAATTATTTACCGGGAGTTTTCTGATTATATGAAGAGCCGCTATGTCACCCCTGAGGAGGTACTGGATGTACTGTGCCGTGTGATCAAAAGTGCGGACAGTCTGAACGGAAGCACGGTCGTACTCGACGGTTTTACCGGTTTTACTCCGGTGCAGTATCAGGTGATAAGGCGGCTGCTTGTGATGTGCCGTGACGTGTACGTGACTGTTACGCTGGATGATAAAAGCCTTCCCATTTCGCAAAAGCAGACGCAGCAATTGTTTTATATGAGTCATGATATGATGCGCCGTCTGTCTCGTCTGGCATTGGAGGAACACGTGGAGATTGCCGATACCAGGCATCTGGACGGAAGGAAAGAGGGCAGGTTCGCGGGAGCCCCCGGACTCTCGTTTTTGGAGTCCCATCTGTTTCGGCAGCCTGCAGCCGGGTATCATAAAAAGCCGGAGGAAATCCATATCCGGGCTGCAGCAAATCCGCTCGAGGAGATGGAATGGACCGTGCGCAGGATCCGCAAACTTATTCGAACCGGATCGCTGCGCTATCGGGACATCGCGGTGATCACAGGCGATCTTGGCGGGTATGAGAGTTACGCAGTGCAGGCGTTTGAGCGTGAACACATACCCTGTTTTATCGACCGGAAACAGTCGGTTTTGATGAATCCTTTTGTAGAGTATGTGCGTGCGGCACTGGATATGCTGATCACCGGGTTTCGGTACGAGGGTGTGTTCCGCTATCTGCGCACCGGCATGTCTGACGTGACGCCTGACGAAATCGACATCCTTGAAAATTATGTGATTGCACTGGGAATCCGGGGATTTAAGCAGTGGAGTGCGCCATGGAAGCGAATATATCGCGGCATGCAGGAGGAAGAGCTGGCAGAGGTTGAACGAATCCGTGTAAAATTCGTGGAAGAGATCAGGGACTTTGCTGAAGAATTTAAGCGGCCGGAGGGCACCGTTGCCTCAAGGACCACGGCGCTGTACCACTTTATCGTCAAGTCCGGTATTCAACAGAAACTGAAGGTCCGGGAGCTTGCATTTCAGAAGCAGGGAAAACAGGCCCTGGCCAGGGAGTATGCACAGATTTTCGGTATCATCATGGGAATGCTGGACAAACTCGTGGATGTGCTGGGTGAGGAGAAGGTGACGAGACTTGAATATCAGCAGATTCTGGAAGCGGGTTTCCAGCAGGTACAGGTGGGAATCATCCCTCCGACTGCGGATCAGGTCATGGTCGGGGATGTAAAACGAACGCGTCTTGCATCGGTAAAGGTTCTGTTTTTTGTCGGTGTCAACGAAGGCGTGATTCCGCAGCGCAGTGAGAGCTGCGGGATCCTGACGGAGGCCGAGAGGGAGCTGCTCAAGGCGCACGATATAGAGCTTGCGCCGACGATGCGGGAGGATATCGGGATTCAGCGTTTCTACCTGTATCTGATCCTGTCGAAGCCGTCCAGGGATCTGTACCTGTCTTATACCCATATGAAAGCGGATGGACAGTCAGCATCGCCGGCTTATCTGATCGGAACGATCCGTAAGATGTTTCCGAAGCTGGAGGTGGAGGAGGGCAGCCGGGGAGAGGCAGAGTACCTGAGTCTGGAGACGCCGGCTCAGGGAATGGATGCAGTGGTACAGGGGCTTCAGGAGGCGGTGCAGGGACGGGAAGATGCCGGATGGGACGAATTGTTCGGATGGTACTGGAGCAGCGGCGAGTACCATGAGTGGACAAGAAGCCTGGTGGAAGCGGCGTTTTATGAGAGACCGGAAGACCGTATAGGCAGGGCGGCAGCCCTTGCACTCTATGGAAGGGAGCTGAAAAACAGCGCAACGAGGCTGGAAACATTTGCGGCCTGTGCATATGCGCATTTTCTGCAGTATGGACTGAGGCTTTCAGAACGAGCCCGCTTTGAGTTCAAGGCGATGGATATGGGAAACGTTCTGCATGAGGCACTGGAGCGTTTTGCGCGGATGCTGAAACAAGAAGGGCTGTCCTGGAAAGGATTGTCTGGGGAGGACACCAAAAGACTGCTGGATGCCAGCGTCGAAGGCCTGTTCGAGGAGTACGGGAACACCATATTAAAAAGTTCTGCCAGGAATCATTATATGATGCGGCGGTGCAGGCGCCTGCTGGAACGGAGTATCTGGGCGCTGCAGGAACAGTTGAAGCGCGGGGATTTCGAACCCAGCCGTTTTGAGGTGTCTTTTGCTATGCAGGAGGAACTTGATGCCGCACAGTTTCAGCTGGATGAGGAAACCAGGATAAAACTGCAGGGCAGGATCGACCGTGTGGATACGTATGAATCAGAGGACGACTGTTACGTGAAAGTGATCGATTATAAAACAGGGAACCGCACACTGGACCTGACGGAGCTATATCACGGTCTGTCGCTTCAGCTCGTGGTATATCTGAACGCGGCCATGGAACTGGAAAAAAAAGAACGTCCGGATAAACAGGTGCATCCGGCAGGGATTTTCTACTACCGGATCAGGGATCCGCTGATCACGGGAGAATGGCAGGAGAGTAAGACACTGATTGAACAGGATATGCTGAAAGAACTGAGGATGAACGGGCTGGCAAACGCAGATCCGGAAGTTCTGAAGAAGCTGGATCATACCCTTGACGGTACCGGAACGAAGACATCCAGTGTTTTTCCGCTGTCTCTGAATAAAGACGGAAGCTGTTCTAAGGCATCATCTGTCATACGGGAGGAACAGTTTGAGGTGCTGGCTTCTTTTGTCAATGATAAGATTAAAGAGCTCGGCAGGCGGATCATGGAGGGCGAGGCGGAAGTCAATCCGTATCAGATCGGTCAGAAGAATGCGTGTGAATACTGTGCTTACCGCACGGCATGCGGGTTTGACGAGCGGATCCGGGGATATGAATACCGCAGGCTTCCTCAGTTTTCCGATGATGAGCTGTGGAAGATGATAAAACAGGAGGATGTGTGA